From Bombus huntii isolate Logan2020A unplaced genomic scaffold, iyBomHunt1.1 ctg00000093.1, whole genome shotgun sequence, the proteins below share one genomic window:
- the LOC126876768 gene encoding katanin p60 ATPase-containing subunit A-like 2 isoform X3 has product MYIDVSDVLFREARLSPEHRVCDNIDLEIIVAEYENYYKMKFQKYPILCKKITGREMTREVTNASKTSIETKAKSVSKQARSEPVKETNLQQKITDDNTNHINLAMTVTSIFPNENDGRSSEELFNVPMEQSMQSKILKCVEKLYSDNPELRKIAEDISCRRRHFIFVSSQEIIVNKLNVHWDDVIGLEECKTAVKEAVVYPLKYPIFFDGPFSPWKGILLYGPPGTGKTKLAKAVATECHCTFFNITASSLVSKWRGDSEKYIRVSCFVYVLFELAYSHSPTIIFIDEIGWIATNKGDCILSEPAKRFRSELLSRLDGLVSNENSNVVLLATTNSPWGIDAALLRRLEKQIYVSLPNEVARLGIFKLYLSNHLLENTDIVNHIVKCTERYSCADIKLLCKQAWLLEISPIWRRLEKKETPVTTLKYELKSYEILAKLLKKMSPTVMQIDKYDTWNK; this is encoded by the exons atgtatatagacGTTAGCGATGTATTATTCCGGGAAGCTCGTCTATCTCCCGAACATCGGGTTTGCGACAACatcgatttggaaattatcgttgcagagtatgaaaattattacaagatgaaatttcaaaaatatcccatattgtgtaagaaaataactggaagggaaatgacgagggaagtgacaaatgcaagcaaaac AAGTATTGAGACAAAAGCCAAATCTGTTAGTAAACAAGCGAGAAGTGAGCCTGTGAAAGAGACGAATCTACAGCAGAAGATAACTGATGACAATACGAATCATATTAATCTCGCAATGACAGTGACGTCAATATTCCCCAATGAGAATGATGGACGTTCATCAGAAGAGCTATTTAACGTCCCAATGGAACAATCCATGCaatcgaagatattgaaatgcGTTGAAAAGCTTTATTCAGATAATCCGGAATTACGAAAGATTGCTGAGGACATCTCATGC agaagacgccattttatctttgtatcgTCACAGGAGATCatagtaaacaaattaaatgtacattgggatgacgttataggccTAGAGGAATGTAAAACCGCTGTTAAGGAGGCCGTTGTGTATCCCCTTAAGTATCCTATCTTTTTTGATGGCCCGTTTTCCCCCTGGAAAGGTATTTTGCTGTACGGCCCACCTGGTACAG ggaaaacgaagttagcgaaggcagtcgcgacagaatgccattgcaccttttttaacataactgCCAGCTCATTGGTCAGCAAATGGAGAGGCGATTCCGAgaagtatatacgtgtaagttgctttgtctat gttttatttgaacttgcctatagtcattcgcctacaattatttttatcgacgagattgGCTGGATCGCCACAAATAAAGGAGACTGTATATTGTCTGAACCTGCAAAGAGATTCAGATCAGAACTTCTTTCTAGATTGGATGGATTAGTGTCTAATGAGAATTCTAATGTAGTTCTTCTGGCTACAACTAATTCCCCTTG gggcattgatgcagctttactcaggcgtctcgaaaagcaaatatacgtatcattacccaatgaagttgctcgacttggtatattcaaattataccttagcaaccacttattagaaaatacagatattgtaaaccacatagtaaaatgtactgaaagatattcttgtgcagatataaaattgctttgtaagcaagcgtggctactagaaataagcccgatatggaggagacttgaaaagaaagaaacacctgttaccactttgaaatatgaattaaaaagttatgaaatattagcaaaattgttaaaaaaaatgtcacctacagttatgcaaatagataaatatgatacgtggaacaaataa
- the LOC126876768 gene encoding katanin p60 ATPase-containing subunit A-like 2 isoform X6 produces MYIDVSDVLFREARLSPEHRVCDNIDLEIIVAEYENYYKMKFQKYPILCKKITGREMTREVTNASKTVCRSIETKAKSVSKQARSEPVKETNLQQKITDDNTNHINLAMTVTSIFPNENDGRSSEELFNVPMEQSMQSKILKCVEKLYSDNPELRKIAEDISCEIIVNKLNVHWDDVIGLEECKTAVKEAVVYPLKYPIFFDGPFSPWKGILLYGPPGTGKTKLAKAVATECHCTFFNITASSLVSKWRGDSEKYIRVSCFVYVLFELAYSHSPTIIFIDEIGWIATNKGDCILSEPAKRFRSELLSRLDGLVSNENSNVVLLATTNSPWGIDAALLRRLEKQIYVSLPNEVARLGIFKLYLSNHLLENTDIVNHIVKCTERYSCADIKLLCKQAWLLEISPIWRRLEKKETPVTTLKYELKSYEILAKLLKKMSPTVMQIDKYDTWNK; encoded by the exons atgtatatagacGTTAGCGATGTATTATTCCGGGAAGCTCGTCTATCTCCCGAACATCGGGTTTGCGACAACatcgatttggaaattatcgttgcagagtatgaaaattattacaagatgaaatttcaaaaatatcccatattgtgtaagaaaataactggaagggaaatgacgagggaagtgacaaatgcaagcaaaac TGTTTGTAGAAGTATTGAGACAAAAGCCAAATCTGTTAGTAAACAAGCGAGAAGTGAGCCTGTGAAAGAGACGAATCTACAGCAGAAGATAACTGATGACAATACGAATCATATTAATCTCGCAATGACAGTGACGTCAATATTCCCCAATGAGAATGATGGACGTTCATCAGAAGAGCTATTTAACGTCCCAATGGAACAATCCATGCaatcgaagatattgaaatgcGTTGAAAAGCTTTATTCAGATAATCCGGAATTACGAAAGATTGCTGAGGACATCTCATGC GAGATCatagtaaacaaattaaatgtacattgggatgacgttataggccTAGAGGAATGTAAAACCGCTGTTAAGGAGGCCGTTGTGTATCCCCTTAAGTATCCTATCTTTTTTGATGGCCCGTTTTCCCCCTGGAAAGGTATTTTGCTGTACGGCCCACCTGGTACAG ggaaaacgaagttagcgaaggcagtcgcgacagaatgccattgcaccttttttaacataactgCCAGCTCATTGGTCAGCAAATGGAGAGGCGATTCCGAgaagtatatacgtgtaagttgctttgtctat gttttatttgaacttgcctatagtcattcgcctacaattatttttatcgacgagattgGCTGGATCGCCACAAATAAAGGAGACTGTATATTGTCTGAACCTGCAAAGAGATTCAGATCAGAACTTCTTTCTAGATTGGATGGATTAGTGTCTAATGAGAATTCTAATGTAGTTCTTCTGGCTACAACTAATTCCCCTTG gggcattgatgcagctttactcaggcgtctcgaaaagcaaatatacgtatcattacccaatgaagttgctcgacttggtatattcaaattataccttagcaaccacttattagaaaatacagatattgtaaaccacatagtaaaatgtactgaaagatattcttgtgcagatataaaattgctttgtaagcaagcgtggctactagaaataagcccgatatggaggagacttgaaaagaaagaaacacctgttaccactttgaaatatgaattaaaaagttatgaaatattagcaaaattgttaaaaaaaatgtcacctacagttatgcaaatagataaatatgatacgtggaacaaataa
- the LOC126876768 gene encoding katanin p60 ATPase-containing subunit A-like 2 isoform X5: MYIDVSDVLFREARLSPEHRVCDNIDLEIIVAEYENYYKMKFQKYPILCKKITGREMTREVTNASKTVCRSIETKAKSVSKQARSEPVKETNLQQKITDDNTNHINLAMTVTSIFPNENDGRSSEELFNVPMEQSMQSKILKCVEKLYSDNPELRKIAEDISCRRRHFIFVSSQEIIVNKLNVHWDDVIGLEECKTAVKEAVVYPLKYPIFFDGPFSPWKGILLYGPPGTGKTKLAKAVATECHCTFFNITASSLVSKWRGDSEKYIRVLFELAYSHSPTIIFIDEIGWIATNKGDCILSEPAKRFRSELLSRLDGLVSNENSNVVLLATTNSPWGIDAALLRRLEKQIYVSLPNEVARLGIFKLYLSNHLLENTDIVNHIVKCTERYSCADIKLLCKQAWLLEISPIWRRLEKKETPVTTLKYELKSYEILAKLLKKMSPTVMQIDKYDTWNK, from the exons atgtatatagacGTTAGCGATGTATTATTCCGGGAAGCTCGTCTATCTCCCGAACATCGGGTTTGCGACAACatcgatttggaaattatcgttgcagagtatgaaaattattacaagatgaaatttcaaaaatatcccatattgtgtaagaaaataactggaagggaaatgacgagggaagtgacaaatgcaagcaaaac TGTTTGTAGAAGTATTGAGACAAAAGCCAAATCTGTTAGTAAACAAGCGAGAAGTGAGCCTGTGAAAGAGACGAATCTACAGCAGAAGATAACTGATGACAATACGAATCATATTAATCTCGCAATGACAGTGACGTCAATATTCCCCAATGAGAATGATGGACGTTCATCAGAAGAGCTATTTAACGTCCCAATGGAACAATCCATGCaatcgaagatattgaaatgcGTTGAAAAGCTTTATTCAGATAATCCGGAATTACGAAAGATTGCTGAGGACATCTCATGC agaagacgccattttatctttgtatcgTCACAGGAGATCatagtaaacaaattaaatgtacattgggatgacgttataggccTAGAGGAATGTAAAACCGCTGTTAAGGAGGCCGTTGTGTATCCCCTTAAGTATCCTATCTTTTTTGATGGCCCGTTTTCCCCCTGGAAAGGTATTTTGCTGTACGGCCCACCTGGTACAG ggaaaacgaagttagcgaaggcagtcgcgacagaatgccattgcaccttttttaacataactgCCAGCTCATTGGTCAGCAAATGGAGAGGCGATTCCGAgaagtatatacgt gttttatttgaacttgcctatagtcattcgcctacaattatttttatcgacgagattgGCTGGATCGCCACAAATAAAGGAGACTGTATATTGTCTGAACCTGCAAAGAGATTCAGATCAGAACTTCTTTCTAGATTGGATGGATTAGTGTCTAATGAGAATTCTAATGTAGTTCTTCTGGCTACAACTAATTCCCCTTG gggcattgatgcagctttactcaggcgtctcgaaaagcaaatatacgtatcattacccaatgaagttgctcgacttggtatattcaaattataccttagcaaccacttattagaaaatacagatattgtaaaccacatagtaaaatgtactgaaagatattcttgtgcagatataaaattgctttgtaagcaagcgtggctactagaaataagcccgatatggaggagacttgaaaagaaagaaacacctgttaccactttgaaatatgaattaaaaagttatgaaatattagcaaaattgttaaaaaaaatgtcacctacagttatgcaaatagataaatatgatacgtggaacaaataa
- the LOC126876768 gene encoding katanin p60 ATPase-containing subunit A-like 2 isoform X7 — MYIDVSDVLFREARLSPEHRVCDNIDLEIIVAEYENYYKMKFQKYPILCKKITGREMTREVTNASKTVCRSIETKAKSVSKQARSEPVKETNLQQKITDDNTNHINLAMTVTSIFPNENDGRSSEELFNVPMEQSMQSKILKCVEKLYSDNPELRKIAEDISCEIIVNKLNVHWDDVIGLEECKTAVKEAVVYPLKYPIFFDGPFSPWKGILLYGPPGTGKTKLAKAVATECHCTFFNITASSLVSKWRGDSEKYIRVLFELAYSHSPTIIFIDEIGWIATNKGDCILSEPAKRFRSELLSRLDGLVSNENSNVVLLATTNSPWGIDAALLRRLEKQIYVSLPNEVARLGIFKLYLSNHLLENTDIVNHIVKCTERYSCADIKLLCKQAWLLEISPIWRRLEKKETPVTTLKYELKSYEILAKLLKKMSPTVMQIDKYDTWNK, encoded by the exons atgtatatagacGTTAGCGATGTATTATTCCGGGAAGCTCGTCTATCTCCCGAACATCGGGTTTGCGACAACatcgatttggaaattatcgttgcagagtatgaaaattattacaagatgaaatttcaaaaatatcccatattgtgtaagaaaataactggaagggaaatgacgagggaagtgacaaatgcaagcaaaac TGTTTGTAGAAGTATTGAGACAAAAGCCAAATCTGTTAGTAAACAAGCGAGAAGTGAGCCTGTGAAAGAGACGAATCTACAGCAGAAGATAACTGATGACAATACGAATCATATTAATCTCGCAATGACAGTGACGTCAATATTCCCCAATGAGAATGATGGACGTTCATCAGAAGAGCTATTTAACGTCCCAATGGAACAATCCATGCaatcgaagatattgaaatgcGTTGAAAAGCTTTATTCAGATAATCCGGAATTACGAAAGATTGCTGAGGACATCTCATGC GAGATCatagtaaacaaattaaatgtacattgggatgacgttataggccTAGAGGAATGTAAAACCGCTGTTAAGGAGGCCGTTGTGTATCCCCTTAAGTATCCTATCTTTTTTGATGGCCCGTTTTCCCCCTGGAAAGGTATTTTGCTGTACGGCCCACCTGGTACAG ggaaaacgaagttagcgaaggcagtcgcgacagaatgccattgcaccttttttaacataactgCCAGCTCATTGGTCAGCAAATGGAGAGGCGATTCCGAgaagtatatacgt gttttatttgaacttgcctatagtcattcgcctacaattatttttatcgacgagattgGCTGGATCGCCACAAATAAAGGAGACTGTATATTGTCTGAACCTGCAAAGAGATTCAGATCAGAACTTCTTTCTAGATTGGATGGATTAGTGTCTAATGAGAATTCTAATGTAGTTCTTCTGGCTACAACTAATTCCCCTTG gggcattgatgcagctttactcaggcgtctcgaaaagcaaatatacgtatcattacccaatgaagttgctcgacttggtatattcaaattataccttagcaaccacttattagaaaatacagatattgtaaaccacatagtaaaatgtactgaaagatattcttgtgcagatataaaattgctttgtaagcaagcgtggctactagaaataagcccgatatggaggagacttgaaaagaaagaaacacctgttaccactttgaaatatgaattaaaaagttatgaaatattagcaaaattgttaaaaaaaatgtcacctacagttatgcaaatagataaatatgatacgtggaacaaataa
- the LOC126876768 gene encoding katanin p60 ATPase-containing subunit A-like 2 isoform X1 translates to MYIDVSDVLFREARLSPEHRVCDNIDLEIIVAEYENYYKMKFQKYPILCKKITGREMTREVTNASKTVCRSIETKAKSVSKQARSEPVKETNLQQKITDDNTNHINLAMTVTSIFPNENDGRSSEELFNVPMEQSMQSKILKCVEKLYSDNPELRKIAEDISCRRRHFIFVSSQEIIVNKLNVHWDDVIGLEECKTAVKEAVVYPLKYPIFFDGPFSPWKGILLYGPPGTGKTKLAKAVATECHCTFFNITASSLVSKWRGDSEKYIRVSCFVYVLFELAYSHSPTIIFIDEIGWIATNKGDCILSEPAKRFRSELLSRLDGLVSNENSNVVLLATTNSPWGIDAALLRRLEKQIYVSLPNEVARLGIFKLYLSNHLLENTDIVNHIVKCTERYSCADIKLLCKQAWLLEISPIWRRLEKKETPVTTLKYELKSYEILAKLLKKMSPTVMQIDKYDTWNK, encoded by the exons atgtatatagacGTTAGCGATGTATTATTCCGGGAAGCTCGTCTATCTCCCGAACATCGGGTTTGCGACAACatcgatttggaaattatcgttgcagagtatgaaaattattacaagatgaaatttcaaaaatatcccatattgtgtaagaaaataactggaagggaaatgacgagggaagtgacaaatgcaagcaaaac TGTTTGTAGAAGTATTGAGACAAAAGCCAAATCTGTTAGTAAACAAGCGAGAAGTGAGCCTGTGAAAGAGACGAATCTACAGCAGAAGATAACTGATGACAATACGAATCATATTAATCTCGCAATGACAGTGACGTCAATATTCCCCAATGAGAATGATGGACGTTCATCAGAAGAGCTATTTAACGTCCCAATGGAACAATCCATGCaatcgaagatattgaaatgcGTTGAAAAGCTTTATTCAGATAATCCGGAATTACGAAAGATTGCTGAGGACATCTCATGC agaagacgccattttatctttgtatcgTCACAGGAGATCatagtaaacaaattaaatgtacattgggatgacgttataggccTAGAGGAATGTAAAACCGCTGTTAAGGAGGCCGTTGTGTATCCCCTTAAGTATCCTATCTTTTTTGATGGCCCGTTTTCCCCCTGGAAAGGTATTTTGCTGTACGGCCCACCTGGTACAG ggaaaacgaagttagcgaaggcagtcgcgacagaatgccattgcaccttttttaacataactgCCAGCTCATTGGTCAGCAAATGGAGAGGCGATTCCGAgaagtatatacgtgtaagttgctttgtctat gttttatttgaacttgcctatagtcattcgcctacaattatttttatcgacgagattgGCTGGATCGCCACAAATAAAGGAGACTGTATATTGTCTGAACCTGCAAAGAGATTCAGATCAGAACTTCTTTCTAGATTGGATGGATTAGTGTCTAATGAGAATTCTAATGTAGTTCTTCTGGCTACAACTAATTCCCCTTG gggcattgatgcagctttactcaggcgtctcgaaaagcaaatatacgtatcattacccaatgaagttgctcgacttggtatattcaaattataccttagcaaccacttattagaaaatacagatattgtaaaccacatagtaaaatgtactgaaagatattcttgtgcagatataaaattgctttgtaagcaagcgtggctactagaaataagcccgatatggaggagacttgaaaagaaagaaacacctgttaccactttgaaatatgaattaaaaagttatgaaatattagcaaaattgttaaaaaaaatgtcacctacagttatgcaaatagataaatatgatacgtggaacaaataa
- the LOC126876768 gene encoding katanin p60 ATPase-containing subunit A-like 2 isoform X8, producing MKFQKYPILCKKITGREMTREVTNASKTVCRSIETKAKSVSKQARSEPVKETNLQQKITDDNTNHINLAMTVTSIFPNENDGRSSEELFNVPMEQSMQSKILKCVEKLYSDNPELRKIAEDISCRRRHFIFVSSQEIIVNKLNVHWDDVIGLEECKTAVKEAVVYPLKYPIFFDGPFSPWKGILLYGPPGTGKTKLAKAVATECHCTFFNITASSLVSKWRGDSEKYIRVSCFVYVLFELAYSHSPTIIFIDEIGWIATNKGDCILSEPAKRFRSELLSRLDGLVSNENSNVVLLATTNSPWGIDAALLRRLEKQIYVSLPNEVARLGIFKLYLSNHLLENTDIVNHIVKCTERYSCADIKLLCKQAWLLEISPIWRRLEKKETPVTTLKYELKSYEILAKLLKKMSPTVMQIDKYDTWNK from the exons atgaaatttcaaaaatatcccatattgtgtaagaaaataactggaagggaaatgacgagggaagtgacaaatgcaagcaaaac TGTTTGTAGAAGTATTGAGACAAAAGCCAAATCTGTTAGTAAACAAGCGAGAAGTGAGCCTGTGAAAGAGACGAATCTACAGCAGAAGATAACTGATGACAATACGAATCATATTAATCTCGCAATGACAGTGACGTCAATATTCCCCAATGAGAATGATGGACGTTCATCAGAAGAGCTATTTAACGTCCCAATGGAACAATCCATGCaatcgaagatattgaaatgcGTTGAAAAGCTTTATTCAGATAATCCGGAATTACGAAAGATTGCTGAGGACATCTCATGC agaagacgccattttatctttgtatcgTCACAGGAGATCatagtaaacaaattaaatgtacattgggatgacgttataggccTAGAGGAATGTAAAACCGCTGTTAAGGAGGCCGTTGTGTATCCCCTTAAGTATCCTATCTTTTTTGATGGCCCGTTTTCCCCCTGGAAAGGTATTTTGCTGTACGGCCCACCTGGTACAG ggaaaacgaagttagcgaaggcagtcgcgacagaatgccattgcaccttttttaacataactgCCAGCTCATTGGTCAGCAAATGGAGAGGCGATTCCGAgaagtatatacgtgtaagttgctttgtctat gttttatttgaacttgcctatagtcattcgcctacaattatttttatcgacgagattgGCTGGATCGCCACAAATAAAGGAGACTGTATATTGTCTGAACCTGCAAAGAGATTCAGATCAGAACTTCTTTCTAGATTGGATGGATTAGTGTCTAATGAGAATTCTAATGTAGTTCTTCTGGCTACAACTAATTCCCCTTG gggcattgatgcagctttactcaggcgtctcgaaaagcaaatatacgtatcattacccaatgaagttgctcgacttggtatattcaaattataccttagcaaccacttattagaaaatacagatattgtaaaccacatagtaaaatgtactgaaagatattcttgtgcagatataaaattgctttgtaagcaagcgtggctactagaaataagcccgatatggaggagacttgaaaagaaagaaacacctgttaccactttgaaatatgaattaaaaagttatgaaatattagcaaaattgttaaaaaaaatgtcacctacagttatgcaaatagataaatatgatacgtggaacaaataa
- the LOC126876768 gene encoding katanin p60 ATPase-containing subunit A-like 2 isoform X4 — protein sequence MYIDVSDVLFREARLSPEHRVCDNIDLEIIVAEYENYYKMKFQKYPILCKKITGREMTREVTNASKTIETKAKSVSKQARSEPVKETNLQQKITDDNTNHINLAMTVTSIFPNENDGRSSEELFNVPMEQSMQSKILKCVEKLYSDNPELRKIAEDISCRRRHFIFVSSQEIIVNKLNVHWDDVIGLEECKTAVKEAVVYPLKYPIFFDGPFSPWKGILLYGPPGTGKTKLAKAVATECHCTFFNITASSLVSKWRGDSEKYIRVSCFVYVLFELAYSHSPTIIFIDEIGWIATNKGDCILSEPAKRFRSELLSRLDGLVSNENSNVVLLATTNSPWGIDAALLRRLEKQIYVSLPNEVARLGIFKLYLSNHLLENTDIVNHIVKCTERYSCADIKLLCKQAWLLEISPIWRRLEKKETPVTTLKYELKSYEILAKLLKKMSPTVMQIDKYDTWNK from the exons atgtatatagacGTTAGCGATGTATTATTCCGGGAAGCTCGTCTATCTCCCGAACATCGGGTTTGCGACAACatcgatttggaaattatcgttgcagagtatgaaaattattacaagatgaaatttcaaaaatatcccatattgtgtaagaaaataactggaagggaaatgacgagggaagtgacaaatgcaagcaaaac TATTGAGACAAAAGCCAAATCTGTTAGTAAACAAGCGAGAAGTGAGCCTGTGAAAGAGACGAATCTACAGCAGAAGATAACTGATGACAATACGAATCATATTAATCTCGCAATGACAGTGACGTCAATATTCCCCAATGAGAATGATGGACGTTCATCAGAAGAGCTATTTAACGTCCCAATGGAACAATCCATGCaatcgaagatattgaaatgcGTTGAAAAGCTTTATTCAGATAATCCGGAATTACGAAAGATTGCTGAGGACATCTCATGC agaagacgccattttatctttgtatcgTCACAGGAGATCatagtaaacaaattaaatgtacattgggatgacgttataggccTAGAGGAATGTAAAACCGCTGTTAAGGAGGCCGTTGTGTATCCCCTTAAGTATCCTATCTTTTTTGATGGCCCGTTTTCCCCCTGGAAAGGTATTTTGCTGTACGGCCCACCTGGTACAG ggaaaacgaagttagcgaaggcagtcgcgacagaatgccattgcaccttttttaacataactgCCAGCTCATTGGTCAGCAAATGGAGAGGCGATTCCGAgaagtatatacgtgtaagttgctttgtctat gttttatttgaacttgcctatagtcattcgcctacaattatttttatcgacgagattgGCTGGATCGCCACAAATAAAGGAGACTGTATATTGTCTGAACCTGCAAAGAGATTCAGATCAGAACTTCTTTCTAGATTGGATGGATTAGTGTCTAATGAGAATTCTAATGTAGTTCTTCTGGCTACAACTAATTCCCCTTG gggcattgatgcagctttactcaggcgtctcgaaaagcaaatatacgtatcattacccaatgaagttgctcgacttggtatattcaaattataccttagcaaccacttattagaaaatacagatattgtaaaccacatagtaaaatgtactgaaagatattcttgtgcagatataaaattgctttgtaagcaagcgtggctactagaaataagcccgatatggaggagacttgaaaagaaagaaacacctgttaccactttgaaatatgaattaaaaagttatgaaatattagcaaaattgttaaaaaaaatgtcacctacagttatgcaaatagataaatatgatacgtggaacaaataa